In Kineococcus sp. NBC_00420, a single genomic region encodes these proteins:
- a CDS encoding ATP-binding protein has product MTLSFGPDPIGDEVRHVLEVLESATGPVGGLESLHVDLKEEAGRRAGRTILPGSTENDRAARVLAGEAACVANTPGGGVLIVGVADDGTLIGTELDAQLLRRRIYDLTDRLLTVDVTPVTCRGVRLLLVRSPEAVHPVMFDHKYHHRVADSCVEVDATSWEERRRRHAGWDWSAQDSGVAVDAARSTALQRARDFLTAAGEDRNLDLAAAPVGDLLRRLNVVTPSGTLTNAGVIAFVGRGAPAIDYVRREVTGGDSVQRIRDAGRGLLEELYEVDRAIEASNPVRHLPRGLVSRQVRSLPPRAAREALVNGVAHRDWSSADPVHVEHIGSRLVVTSPGGFIGGITTSNIITHSSQPRNRALADLLARLRVAELEGIGVDRMVGDMVRLGYPAPSIEEVAGPLVRAVLVGTRLDEGWMAFLHDLEPARTADDLNALLVIRHLIDHWWIDARIAAPLIQRSGAEAADVLHQLGDVQVADVPLVTEVEGSPANEPPAWTITTAALDLLAACDERVGAPRRRQPSRSAIARAWAEHRGRISSSELAGIVGAHPTNLQRVLKDLEAEGVLAPGREVRRGAGFFYVPTGGPHHSV; this is encoded by the coding sequence GTGACACTTTCCTTCGGTCCAGACCCGATCGGTGACGAGGTGCGGCACGTCCTGGAGGTCCTGGAGTCCGCGACCGGCCCTGTCGGCGGCCTGGAATCGCTGCACGTCGACCTCAAGGAGGAAGCGGGGAGACGCGCCGGGCGCACCATCCTTCCCGGGAGCACCGAGAACGACCGGGCGGCTCGCGTGCTGGCCGGCGAGGCGGCCTGCGTGGCGAACACCCCAGGAGGGGGCGTGCTCATCGTCGGTGTCGCGGACGACGGAACGTTGATCGGCACGGAGCTCGATGCTCAGCTCCTGCGACGCAGGATCTACGACCTGACCGACCGGCTCCTCACCGTGGACGTCACACCCGTCACGTGCCGGGGCGTGCGCCTGCTGCTCGTCCGCAGTCCGGAAGCAGTCCACCCGGTCATGTTCGACCACAAGTACCACCACCGCGTCGCGGACAGCTGCGTCGAGGTGGACGCGACCAGCTGGGAGGAGCGACGTCGCCGTCACGCCGGTTGGGACTGGTCGGCTCAGGATTCCGGGGTCGCCGTCGACGCCGCACGGAGCACAGCGCTGCAGCGGGCCCGCGACTTCCTCACCGCGGCCGGCGAGGACAGGAACCTCGACCTCGCAGCCGCACCCGTCGGTGACCTGCTACGACGGCTGAACGTGGTCACACCGTCGGGAACCCTCACCAACGCCGGCGTCATCGCCTTCGTCGGCCGCGGCGCCCCCGCCATCGACTACGTCCGACGTGAGGTCACCGGTGGGGACAGCGTGCAGCGCATCCGGGACGCAGGGCGGGGGCTGCTCGAAGAGCTGTACGAGGTCGACCGTGCCATCGAGGCGTCGAACCCGGTCCGACACCTGCCCCGGGGGCTCGTCAGCCGGCAGGTCCGTTCGCTCCCGCCGCGTGCGGCCCGCGAAGCCCTCGTCAACGGTGTCGCCCACCGGGACTGGTCCAGTGCCGACCCCGTCCACGTCGAGCACATCGGTTCCCGACTGGTGGTCACCTCACCCGGAGGTTTCATCGGCGGAATCACCACCAGCAACATCATCACCCACTCCTCGCAACCGCGGAACCGGGCGTTGGCGGACCTGCTGGCGCGCTTGCGCGTCGCGGAACTCGAAGGCATCGGTGTCGACCGGATGGTCGGTGACATGGTTCGTCTGGGGTATCCCGCACCCTCCATCGAGGAGGTCGCCGGACCCCTGGTCCGCGCCGTCCTCGTGGGTACCCGCTTGGACGAGGGGTGGATGGCGTTCCTCCACGACCTGGAACCGGCCCGGACCGCGGACGACCTCAACGCCCTCCTCGTCATCCGGCACCTCATCGACCACTGGTGGATCGACGCGCGCATCGCGGCCCCCCTCATCCAGCGGTCCGGTGCCGAGGCGGCCGACGTCCTGCACCAGTTGGGCGACGTCCAGGTGGCTGACGTCCCCCTCGTCACCGAGGTCGAGGGATCCCCCGCGAACGAACCTCCCGCCTGGACGATCACCACCGCTGCCCTCGACCTGCTCGCCGCGTGCGACGAACGTGTGGGCGCTCCGAGACGCAGGCAACCGAGCCGCTCGGCCATCGCGAGGGCGTGGGCCGAGCACCGTGGTCGCATCAGTTCCAGCGAGCTGGCCGGAATCGTGGGTGCTCACCCGACCAACCTGCAACGGGTGTTGAAGGACCTGGAGGCCGAAGGGGTCTTGGCGCCAGGTCGCGAGGTCCGCCGCGGGGCCGGGTTCTTCTACGTCCCCACCGGCGGACCTCACCACTCGGTCTGA
- a CDS encoding M57 family metalloprotease, whose amino-acid sequence MRFRRTMAMTCVLAGVAVVSATPAFAQSGHPTTRHTAARPAVARPTAGVGAEAGVPATGTASQRVVAPGRTADVTGTVLRLDEEDSGAAGTLLRTATGFVPLTGDVASRLTNGAKVTLRVSASIANPAAVQVEEVLGSAARTLAAPTGGSRVQHLKVALVAPKGTSPGDYSVADVRAAIGKASTYWSSVTNGQVSFVVDTVADWTSSPYGCGDFTSIWSAAANATGYTGAPAEHVLTVFPRSAGSAANGCAYGKGTIGADASSSGAAYVADISQSVIAHELGHNMGFDHANARYGTASAPDPGTTGGTYVPYGDVFDVMGWSDAQDAIGTGALDVVHRDQQPALFPGQVQTVTAAGNVTLQAVGSTATPAVKGVKVVDGSDVYYLEYRANVGTDARVFASPYAPAAGVRVLRKDTTSPYNASVVLDPTPTGSTRDWNQVIPVGATFTTASGRLRFTVGSAVGENATVSVAFGATTPTPAPTAAAPAAPTGLTATLDGGSAALTWTAPVGGPAVTGYRVNVTSGTTVVWTGTSTTTSTRTPALPAGSYTYTVTASNGAGTSAASAPKAFTVAPAPVAPGAVTLTGSGTGDRSLWVSFTPPPAVAGVPVTGYQVTISSGGTVLQTGTMAANVGKVTVDGLVNGRSYTVGVKARNQYGFGTETTSAALVPRTVPGQVAGVTAVRTGQNVALAWKAPVDGGAPITGYTVAVQRDGVVQRSVSVTATSANYPVEAKHQYLFTVTATSAAGTGKASAAVTVVVPATAR is encoded by the coding sequence GTGCGTTTCCGACGGACGATGGCCATGACGTGCGTGCTGGCCGGGGTGGCGGTGGTGTCCGCCACGCCGGCGTTCGCGCAGTCGGGTCACCCCACGACGCGTCACACCGCGGCCCGACCGGCGGTGGCTCGACCCACCGCGGGCGTGGGGGCCGAGGCCGGCGTGCCCGCGACGGGCACGGCGTCGCAGCGGGTCGTGGCTCCGGGCCGGACCGCGGACGTCACCGGGACCGTGCTGCGCCTGGACGAGGAGGACTCCGGTGCTGCGGGAACGCTCCTCAGGACCGCTACCGGTTTCGTCCCCCTGACCGGCGACGTGGCGAGCCGGCTGACGAACGGCGCCAAGGTCACCCTGCGGGTCTCCGCGTCGATCGCGAACCCCGCTGCGGTGCAGGTCGAGGAGGTGCTCGGCTCCGCCGCCCGCACCCTGGCGGCCCCCACCGGCGGCAGCCGGGTCCAGCACCTCAAGGTGGCCCTCGTCGCGCCGAAGGGCACGAGTCCCGGTGACTACTCGGTGGCCGACGTGCGGGCCGCGATCGGCAAGGCCTCCACCTACTGGTCGTCGGTGACGAACGGGCAGGTGAGCTTCGTCGTCGACACCGTCGCCGACTGGACGAGTTCCCCCTACGGGTGCGGGGACTTCACGTCGATCTGGTCCGCGGCGGCGAACGCCACCGGCTACACGGGGGCCCCGGCCGAGCACGTCCTCACCGTGTTCCCCCGCTCGGCCGGGTCCGCGGCGAACGGGTGCGCCTACGGCAAGGGGACCATCGGGGCCGACGCCTCCAGCAGCGGTGCCGCCTACGTCGCCGACATCTCCCAGTCGGTCATCGCCCACGAACTCGGTCACAACATGGGCTTCGACCACGCCAACGCCCGCTACGGCACGGCGAGCGCCCCTGACCCGGGCACCACCGGGGGCACGTACGTCCCCTACGGGGACGTCTTCGACGTCATGGGGTGGTCCGACGCCCAGGACGCCATCGGCACCGGGGCGCTCGACGTCGTCCACCGCGACCAGCAGCCGGCCCTCTTCCCCGGGCAGGTGCAGACCGTGACCGCGGCCGGGAACGTGACCCTGCAGGCCGTGGGATCCACCGCGACCCCGGCGGTCAAGGGGGTCAAGGTCGTCGACGGCTCCGACGTCTACTACCTGGAGTACCGCGCGAACGTCGGGACCGACGCCCGGGTCTTCGCCAGCCCCTACGCTCCCGCCGCGGGGGTTCGCGTGCTGCGCAAGGACACCACCTCCCCCTACAACGCCTCCGTCGTCCTCGACCCCACCCCCACCGGGTCGACCCGCGACTGGAACCAGGTGATCCCCGTGGGCGCCACGTTCACCACCGCTTCCGGGCGGCTGCGTTTCACCGTCGGTTCCGCGGTGGGGGAGAACGCCACCGTGTCGGTGGCCTTCGGCGCCACCACCCCCACGCCTGCCCCCACCGCCGCTGCCCCCGCCGCCCCGACGGGGCTCACCGCCACCCTCGACGGCGGTTCCGCCGCCCTGACGTGGACGGCTCCCGTCGGTGGTCCCGCCGTGACGGGGTACCGGGTCAACGTCACGTCGGGGACGACGGTGGTGTGGACGGGGACGAGCACGACCACGAGCACCCGGACTCCTGCCCTGCCGGCCGGTTCCTACACGTACACGGTGACCGCGTCGAACGGTGCCGGGACGTCGGCGGCCTCCGCACCCAAGGCGTTCACCGTCGCCCCCGCGCCGGTCGCGCCGGGTGCCGTGACCCTGACCGGCAGCGGTACCGGCGACCGTTCGCTCTGGGTGAGCTTCACCCCGCCCCCGGCCGTCGCCGGTGTTCCCGTCACCGGGTACCAGGTGACGATCTCCTCCGGTGGGACCGTGCTGCAGACCGGCACGATGGCCGCCAACGTCGGCAAGGTCACCGTCGACGGGCTGGTCAACGGCCGCAGCTACACGGTGGGGGTGAAGGCGCGCAACCAGTACGGGTTCGGCACCGAGACCACCAGCGCCGCCCTCGTCCCGCGGACCGTTCCCGGCCAGGTCGCCGGCGTCACCGCCGTCCGCACCGGGCAGAACGTCGCCCTGGCGTGGAAGGCGCCCGTCGACGGTGGGGCGCCCATCACCGGCTACACCGTCGCCGTCCAGCGCGACGGGGTGGTGCAGCGCAGCGTCTCGGTCACCGCGACGTCGGCGAACTACCCCGTCGAGGCCAAGCACCAGTACCTGT